In the Cydia splendana chromosome 2, ilCydSple1.2, whole genome shotgun sequence genome, one interval contains:
- the LOC134802976 gene encoding uncharacterized protein LOC134802976 — protein sequence MATADQLMTVLQDTASLLQKTQVNLKKCPKARLTRGYVEARLNCLQQYWATFKQTHQELIKVMPREQRAVTQYFINEEYFIYEDLYLNIEGDLKDLLNNNTKQINHNISNSDNQVGKLPRIQLPSFTGGYEQWPTFKDLFLSIVHNNASLSNVQKLHYLKTSVSGEAEAILKHVQITESNYTQAWDILQKRYGNKKLIVNSILKRLFMQKKLNTQSATQLKSLLDTTTECLNSLQNLNMATDSWDPLIIFLVVQKLDPESHKDWEEYAHKDDSEELPKWTDFVKFLEAKFRTLELITAASSTPRERTVNKERTFHATESHTEKSCVMCKGNHTLAHCKDFTKMLPTERCEYTKNNRLCYNCLAPGHAVFKCRLPMSCRICRKRHHSLVHVSKSPETAEQDSKTQPTLSKVNETEPEIQATVAIASHHTARHSDGLLATAIVNVKSEQGHTIALRALIDPCSQASFISEKAAQLLKLKRESTRASITGLGPIKANANQVVQLQVSSQYQTSYSIQLRAYVISKQLTTQMPMKTMNTSNWSHIQNLHLADPSYNTPGPVDLLLGVKVYAQIIQENTPIIKGPPGTPCAQKTYFGWILFGDNGETDTSIQEKSFITMHHQVDVDDLLKTIWEVEPDTKRTLTEEEQTCEIIYESTYKRNEEGRYIVKLPLKTEVPRACEGNTREIAQNRLIQLERRFLKMPKLKEEYVKVIDDYIEQKHMEKVPTEEIHTKKSVYLAHHAIIREEKETTKTRVVYDASCKGTNGFSLNDDLLVGPVLQEDLRSLIMRWRMHAICFVSDIHKMYRMVLTTKEDSDYQRILWRSSSDKEIEDYRLLTVTFGTASAPYLAVKTLRQLAIDEGDKFPVAAKMITEDFYVDDLMSGCDTTEQAIEASNQLQEVMRKGGFQLKKWSSNSVEFMRSLKPEDRSANAHLDLNMDGTIKALGVQWNMGTDQFEYNLNLPEVNNHISKRTILSDIQKLFDPLGWISPCVLMAKILIQKLWLAKVNWDEELNQPLKDEWLQLRADLRHVNEIRIDRWLDTLSTEGANIQIHGFSDASISAYGAAVYIRVERADGTVKTRLIASRTRVSPVKTVSLPRLELCGAVVLAKLLRQVSRAMRIPASQIFAWTDSSIVISWIFGEPQRWKTFVANRVVEITNNVSQNQWHHVTSEDNPADIASRGMYLSDLKASKLWWEGPEWLSRKEIEYRRPNVISTDIESKNVIQTNLNVHGSEKESNLTDQFKEFDNLQELIKTITYCRKFLNMKKLKIDNLNLTTYDFERTLQICVRLVQKEEFGEEIDRIMTNKQVHKRSSIKSLNPYLEEGLLRVGGRLRLANINNEEKHPLILGNRNNLIPLIIADAHLKTLHGGITLTMSYLRSKFWIIKAKNMVRAHVNKCLVCVRQNAAPKPQLMGDLPRERVTPARPFLHSGVDFAGPFTTLMSKGRGAKTTKTYVAIFICLSVKCIHLELVSDLTSEAFIAAFKRFVARRGKCNHLWSDQGRNFVGANKELINAWKEAQLDFAGEISDSLARDGTQWHFIPAYSPNFGGLWEAGVKSLKHHIKRIITSHLTFEEFNTILCEIEACLNSRPLCPIDNDDTDSIEPLTPGHFLIGEAPINVPSPDLKDVRMSSLSRWQHTQKLVRDLWCRWQQEYLSRLQQRPKWLKRVEEFKEGQIVLIKTDNLPPGKWALGRIVAKHPGPDHITRVYSVKSGDSVVKRPVTKLCLLPIEIND from the coding sequence ATGGCTACGGCGGATCAATTGATGACTGTTTTGCAAGATACGGCAAGTTTACTTCAGAAAACACAAGTGAATTTAAAGAAATGCCCTAAGGCACGATTAACAAGAGGTTATGTTGAGGCGAGATTAAATTGCTTACAACAGTACTGGGCGACGTTCAAACAAACACATCAAGAACTTATAAAGGTTATGCCACGCGAACAACGAGCTGTCACGCAATATTTTATTAACGAAGAATACTTTATTTACGAAGATTTATACCTGAACATTGAAGGCGATCTTAAGGACTTATTGAACAACAACACAAAACAAATCAACCACAATATAAGTAACTCGGATAACCAAGTGGGAAAATTACCTCGAATTCAACTTCCAAGTTTTACTGGTGGTTATGAACAATGGCCCACTTTTAAAGATTTGTTTTTGTCTATTGTGCATAACAATGCGTCGCTTAGTAATGTACAAAAATTGCATTATTTGAAGACCAGTGTATCCGGCGAGGCAGAGGCGATTTTAAAGCACGTTCAAATTACCGAGAGTAATTATACACAAGCGTGGGACATTCTTCAAAAACGGTATGGAAACAAAAAGTTAATAGTGAATTCTATATTGAAGCGGTTATTTATGCAAAAGAAATTAAATACTCAGTCGGCCACTCAACTGAAATCATTATTGGATACTACAACTGAATGCTTAAATAGTTTACAAAATTTGAACATGGCCACCGATTCCTGGGATCCTTTAATCATTTTTCTGGTAGTGCAGAAATTGGACCCGGAGTCACATAAGGATTGGGAGGAGTACGCTCACAAGGACGATTCTGAGGAATTACCCAAGTGGACAGACTTCGTCAAATTTCTGGAAGCTAAATTCCGAACGCTCGAGCTCATCACCGCTGCTTCATCAACTCCGCGCGAAAGAACAGTAAACAAAGAACGCACGTTCCACGCTACAGAATCACACACAGAGAAGAGTTGTGTCATGTGTAAAGGTAATCACACACTCGCTCATTGCAAAGACTTTACAAAGATGCTACCCACTGAGAGATGTGaatatacaaaaaacaataggcTGTGTTATAATTGTCTAGCGCCAGGACATGCGGTTTTCAAGTGTCGATTGCCCATGTCATGTCGTATATGTCGCAAGCGCCATCATTCACTCGTCCATGTCTCCAAGAGCCCGGAAACAGCAGAACAAGATAGCAAGACTCAACCGACGCTCTCCAAGGTCAACGAGACTGAACCAGAAATTCAAGCTACCGTGGCAATTGCATCTCATCACACAGCTAGACATAGTGATGGCTTATTAGCAACTGCAATCGTAAACGTTAAGAGCGAGCAAGGTCACACCATTGCACTGAGAGCTCTCATCGACCCATGCTCACAGGCATCTTTCATCAGTGAGAAAGCGGCCCAATTACTTAAACTTAAAAGAGAGTCAACAAGAGCAAGCATAACTGGATTGGGGCCTATAAAGGCGAACGCAAATCAAGTGGTTCAATTACAGGTTTCGTCGCAATATCAAACGTCGTATTCCATACAGCTTCGAGCCTATGTGATTTCTAAGCAATTGACCACTCAAATGCCCATGAAAACTATGAATACAAGCAACTGGTCACACATACAAAATCTACACCTGGCTGACCCAAGTTATAATACACCAGGTCCAGTAGATCTTCTCCTTGGAGTGAAAGTATATGCACAGATTATCCAAGAAAATACACCAATAATTAAGGGTCCACCGGGTACACCATGTGCTCAGAAAACATACTTTGGCTGGATCTTGTTTGGAGATAATGGAGAGACGGATACAAGTATACAAGAAAAATCTTTCATTACGATGCATCATCAAGTCGATGTTGATGATTTATTGAAGACTATATGGGAGGTAGAACCAGATACAAAGAGAACATTAACTGAAGAAGAACAAACATGTGAAATAATTTACGAAAGTACCTACAAAAGAAATGAAGAAGGAAGATACATCGTCAAATTACCTTTAAAAACAGAAGTACCACGAGCATGTGAAGGAAATACACGAGAAATAGCACAGAACAGATTAATACAACTAGAGAGAAGATTTCTAAAAATGCCAAAGCTCAAAGAAGAATATGTAAAGGTGATTGACGATTACATCGAACAGAAGCACATGGAAAAGGTACCAACCGAAGAAATACATACAAAGAAGAGTGTATACTTAGCCCACCATGCAATTATTCGAGAAGAGAAGGAAACTACAAAAACGCGCGTCGTGTATGACGCGTCGTGTAAGGGTACCAATGGTTTCTCATTAAACGACGACCTTCTGGTTGGGCCAGTGTTACAAGAAGATTTGCGAAGTTTGATAATGAGATGGCGAATGCACGCTATATGCTTCGTCTCAGACATTCACAAGATGTATCGGATGGTGCTGACAACCAAAGAAGATTCCGACTATCAGAGAATTTTATGGAGAAGTAGCAGCGACAAGGAAATAGAAGATTACCGTCTCCTTACAGTAACTTTTGGAACAGCTTCAGCTCCATATCTGGCAGTTAAAACTTTGCGACAGCTGGCTATAGATGAAGGAGACAAGTTTCCTGTTGCAGCAAAGATGATCACAGAAGACTTCTACGTCGACGACCTGATGTCGGGATGTGACACCACCGAACAAGCCATAGAAGCCAGCAACCAATTGCAAGAAGTTATGCGAAAGGGTGGATTTCAGCTAAAAAAATGGTCATCCAATAGTGTTGAATTTATGCGAAGTTTGAAGCCCGAAGATAGATCAGCTAACGCGCATCTTGATTTAAATATGGACGGCACGATTAAGGCACTTGGTGTTCAATGGAACATGGGAACAGACCAATTCGAGTACAACCTCAACCTTCCAGAAGTAAACAATCACATCAGCAAACGAACAATTTTGTCTGATATCCAGAAATTGTTTGACCCTCTGGGCTGGATCTCACCATGTGTCCTGATGGCTAAAATACTGATACAGAAGTTGTGGCTAGCAAAGGTGAATTGGGACGAGGAACTTAATCAACCCTTAAAAGATGAATGGCTTCAATTAAGAGCAGACTTGAGACATGTCAATGAGATCCGTATTGATAGATGGCTTGACACTTTGAGCACTGAAGGAGCAAATATTCAGATACACGGGTTCAGTGATGCCTCTATCTCCGCATACGGGGCAGCCGTTTACATTAGAGTAGAAAGGGCGGATGGTACAGTTAAAACAAGGTTGATTGCTTCGAGAACAAGAGTCTCTCCCGTGAAGACTGTCTCATTACCCAGATTGGAACTGTGTGGAGCTGTCGTGTTGGCAAAATTGTTAAGACAAGTCAGCCGTGCTATGAGAATACCAGCTTCACAAATATTCGCATGGACAGATTCTTCCATTGTAATTTCATGGATTTTCGGCGAACCACAAAGATGGAAAACGTTTGTGGCAAACAGAGTTGTGGAAATAACAAACAATGTTAGTCAAAACCAATGGCATCATGTCACTTCAGAGGATAACCCCGCCGACATCGCTTCCAGAGGAATGTACTTGTCCGACTTGAAGGCTTCTAAGCTATGGTGGGAAGGGCCAGAATGGCTATCTAGAAAAGAAATAGAATACAGAAGACCAAATGTCATTTCCACTGACATAGAAAGCAAGAATGTGATACAGACAAATTTAAACGTGCATGGAAGCGAGAAGGAGAGTAATTTGACAGACCAATTTAAAGAATTTGATAATTTacaagaattaataaaaacaatcacATATTGCCGCAAATTTCTGAACATGAAAAAACTGAAAATAGACAATTTAAATCTAACTACTTACGACTTCGAACGCACACTGCAAATATGTGTAAGACTTGTACAAAAAGAAGAGTTTGGAGAAGAAATAGACAGAATAATGACAAACAAACAAGTACACAAACGGAGCTCTATAAAATCTTTAAATCCCTATTTGGAAGAAGGTCTACTGAGAGTGGGAGGAAGGCTTAGACTTGCAAACATAAACAACGAAGAAAAGCATCCCTTAATATTGGGTAACAGAAATAACTTAATTCCTCTCATAATAGCTGACGCACACTTGAAGACCTTGCACGGTGGAATAACACTCACGATGAGTTATTTACGTTCCAAATTTTGGATTATAAAGGCAAAGAACATGGTAAGGGCTCACGTCAATAAATGCCTTGTATGCGTCAGACAAAACGCTGCTCCTAAACCACAGCTGATGGGAGACCTGCCAAGAGAACGAGTTACGCCTGCTAGACCGTTTTTACATAGTGGCGTCGACTTTGCAGGACCTTTCACTACCCTAATGTCTAAGGGTAGAGGAGCAAAGACCACTAAGACGTATGTAGCTATATTTATATGCTTATCAGTCAAATGCATACATCTAGAACTAGTCAGTGACCTGACTTCTGAAGCTTTTATAGCTGCCTTCAAGAGATTTGTGGCCAGGAGAGGGAAATGCAACCATTTGTGGAGCGACCAAGGAAGAAACTTTGTTGGCGCCAATAAGGAATTGATTAATGCATGGAAAGAGGCACAACTAGATTTCGCTGGTGAAATTTCCGATTCCTTGGCTAGAGACGGTACGCAATGGCACTTCATCCCCGCCTATAGTCCGAATTTTGGTGGTTTGTGGGAGGCTGGTGTAAAATCCCTGAAACATCACATAAAAAGAATCATCACCTCTCACCTTACCTTCGAAGAATTTAACACGATCCTTTGCGAAATTGAGGCATGCTTAAATTCAAGGCCGTTATGTCCAATTGATAACGACGATACAGACAGCATAGAACCCCTTACACCCGGGCACTTTCTGATCGGCGAAGCACCCATAAACGTCCCATCGCCCGACTTGAAAGATGTTAGAATGAGCTCACTATCACGATGGCAGCATACACAGAAATTGGTTAGAGATCTTTGGTGTAGATGGCAGCAAGAGTACCTGTCACGTTTGCAACAGCGACCAAAGTGGTTGAAAAGAGTAGAAGAGTTCAAAGAGGGACAGATTGTTCTCATTAAAACCGACAATCTTCCACCTGGAAAATGGGCTCTCGGCCGAATAGTCGCTAAACATCCAGGTCCAGATCATATTACGCGAGTGTATAGTGTTAAAAGTGGTGATAGTGTGGTGAAAAGACCTGTTACAAAACTATGCTTATTACCAATAGAGATTAATGATTAA